In Geobacter sp., a single window of DNA contains:
- a CDS encoding RNA-splicing ligase RtcB, which yields MTMPRQLRKVREGVWELPLGYKPGMLVPARIFGSDGLIAGMDDGVFEQVSNVACLPGILDYAFCMPDGHWGYGFPIGGVAAMDPRTGVISPGGIGFDINCGMRLVLTNLTEEEVTPRLHGLVNRLFARIPTGVGCQGFIKLKDAEFRRVVEQGSRWCLKNGYAIPEDLERTEEEGCFAGADATTVSKKAVERGISQLGTLGSGNHYCEIQVAREENIHDQSLARAFGLTIPNQVVVMFHCGSRGFGHQVATDYLQLFLKVMGAKYGISVNDRELACAPFQSPEGQAYFAAMKCAVNLAFANRQVILHRIREVFSETFGRDPFDLGMRMVYDVAHNTAKLERHMVGGKEREVLVHRKGATRALGPGAAELPPCYRETGQPVIIGGSMETGSYLLAGLESSSATFATTAHGSGRTMSRHQAKKLYRGQKLQQEMEERGIYIRTDSWGGLAEEAGAAYKDIDEVAAATETAGLSRRVARLVPIGNIKG from the coding sequence ATGACCATGCCGCGCCAACTCAGGAAAGTCCGCGAGGGAGTTTGGGAATTGCCGCTCGGCTATAAGCCGGGGATGCTGGTGCCGGCACGGATCTTCGGGTCCGACGGGCTGATTGCCGGAATGGATGACGGGGTCTTCGAGCAGGTATCGAATGTGGCGTGCCTGCCGGGGATCCTCGACTATGCCTTCTGCATGCCTGACGGCCACTGGGGATACGGCTTCCCCATCGGCGGCGTTGCAGCCATGGACCCGCGCACCGGCGTCATATCCCCCGGTGGCATCGGCTTCGACATCAACTGCGGCATGCGGCTGGTCCTCACCAACCTGACCGAAGAAGAGGTGACCCCGCGGCTGCACGGGCTGGTCAACCGCCTCTTTGCCCGGATACCGACCGGCGTCGGCTGCCAGGGGTTCATCAAGCTCAAGGATGCGGAATTCAGGCGGGTGGTGGAACAGGGGTCGCGCTGGTGCCTGAAGAACGGGTATGCCATCCCCGAAGATCTGGAACGGACCGAGGAAGAGGGATGTTTTGCCGGGGCGGATGCGACAACTGTCAGCAAAAAGGCTGTCGAGCGGGGCATCAGCCAGCTCGGCACGCTCGGCAGCGGTAATCACTACTGCGAGATCCAGGTCGCCCGCGAAGAAAACATCCATGACCAGAGCCTGGCACGCGCATTCGGCCTGACCATCCCCAACCAGGTGGTGGTGATGTTCCACTGCGGCAGCCGGGGGTTCGGCCACCAGGTGGCCACCGACTACCTCCAGCTCTTCCTGAAGGTGATGGGAGCAAAATACGGCATCTCCGTCAATGACCGCGAACTTGCCTGCGCCCCGTTTCAATCACCCGAAGGTCAAGCCTACTTCGCTGCCATGAAGTGCGCCGTCAATCTGGCTTTTGCCAACCGCCAGGTGATCCTGCACCGCATCCGGGAGGTCTTCAGCGAAACATTCGGCCGCGACCCCTTTGACCTGGGGATGCGGATGGTCTACGACGTGGCCCACAACACCGCCAAACTGGAGCGGCACATGGTGGGAGGGAAAGAACGCGAGGTCCTGGTGCACCGCAAGGGTGCCACCCGCGCCCTGGGACCCGGTGCAGCGGAACTCCCCCCCTGCTACCGCGAGACCGGCCAGCCGGTCATCATCGGCGGCAGCATGGAGACCGGCTCCTATCTGCTTGCCGGACTCGAAAGCAGCAGTGCCACCTTTGCCACCACGGCCCACGGCAGCGGCAGAACCATGAGCCGCCACCAGGCAAAGAAACTCTACCGGGGGCAGAAACTGCAGCAGGAGATGGAAGAACGGGGGATCTACATCCGGACCGATTCCTGGGGCGGGCTGGCAGAGGAGGCCGGGGCTGCCTACAAGGATATCGACGAGGTCGCTGCCGCCACCGAGACAGCCGGCCTGAGCAGGCGGGTGGCCAGGCTGGTCCCGATCGGCAATATCAAAGGCTGA
- a CDS encoding archease has translation MPYRYRDDIATADIAFEAWGATLAELFKAAADATLNVMVEELETVRCTETVPCFLENTALDLLLFDFLGELIFHKDAGRLLLRPKELSLTEEDGAWELAAELCGEAIDVSRHPLNVDVKAVTLHRFCLEQQPDGSWRAMVVLDI, from the coding sequence ATGCCGTATCGCTATCGTGATGACATTGCCACTGCCGACATAGCCTTCGAGGCATGGGGCGCGACGCTGGCAGAGCTGTTCAAAGCGGCAGCCGACGCCACCCTCAATGTCATGGTGGAAGAGCTGGAAACGGTCCGCTGCACGGAGACGGTTCCCTGCTTCCTGGAGAACACCGCGCTGGATCTGCTTCTGTTCGACTTTCTCGGCGAACTGATATTCCACAAGGATGCCGGGCGGCTCCTCTTGCGACCGAAGGAACTCTCCCTCACCGAAGAGGATGGCGCCTGGGAACTGGCGGCAGAGCTCTGCGGCGAAGCGATCGATGTCTCCCGTCACCCGCTGAACGTGGATGTCAAGGCGGTAACCCTGCACCGGTTCTGCCTGGAGCAGCAGCCTGACGGGAGCTGGCGGGCCATGGTGGTCCTGGACATATGA